A genome region from Natronosalvus rutilus includes the following:
- a CDS encoding pyridoxamine 5'-phosphate oxidase family protein, with protein sequence MKIRGSLSRAEIDDYLDEATIPLRLACHTPAGRLWMLSLWFQYRDGVFRCATGADADVVRYLEHDSAVAFEVSTNKPPYAGVRGSGTATIDPDPEKAVLRELLERYLGGTDSKLARSLLEKDREEVTITVDPSVVYGWDFSERMADAVE encoded by the coding sequence ATGAAGATTCGCGGCTCGCTCTCGAGGGCGGAAATCGACGACTATCTCGACGAGGCGACGATTCCGCTTCGCCTCGCCTGTCACACGCCTGCTGGCCGTCTCTGGATGCTCTCGCTGTGGTTCCAGTACCGCGACGGCGTCTTTCGGTGTGCGACCGGCGCGGACGCCGATGTCGTCCGGTACCTCGAGCACGATTCTGCCGTCGCGTTCGAGGTTTCGACTAACAAGCCACCGTACGCCGGCGTCCGCGGATCGGGGACGGCGACAATCGACCCGGATCCCGAGAAAGCGGTCCTACGCGAACTGCTCGAGCGGTACCTCGGCGGGACGGACTCGAAACTCGCGCGCTCGTTGCTCGAAAAAGATCGTGAAGAGGTGACGATCACCGTCGACCCTAGCGTCGTCTACGGCTGGGACTTCAGCGAGCGGATGGCCGACGCGGTCGAGTAG
- a CDS encoding creatininase family protein — protein sequence MTLLAEQTTTVAADALEAAEVAVLPTGSTEQHGPALPLGMDHMAAQAFARTAADREDAVVLPTVPVGVSVHHRQFDGTLYVTEETFERYVRETLSSVTEHGVRKAVVVNGHGGNSAALNRVARTLRDEETAFAPPWNWWDGVGDLADDLFDENGGHADAMESSVLWHVREDLIQPDRLEEAESGASEGWGEAVHGANVGFDTIDFSETGAVGKPTQADPEKGERLFEAASDELHALIDWLAERSLEDCWPADHV from the coding sequence ATGACACTGCTCGCCGAACAGACAACCACGGTGGCCGCCGACGCGCTCGAGGCCGCCGAGGTCGCCGTCCTCCCAACCGGGAGCACCGAACAGCACGGCCCGGCCCTGCCGCTGGGTATGGACCACATGGCCGCGCAGGCGTTCGCCCGGACGGCCGCCGACCGCGAGGACGCCGTCGTGCTCCCGACCGTGCCGGTCGGCGTCTCCGTCCACCACCGCCAGTTCGACGGGACGCTCTACGTCACCGAGGAGACCTTCGAGCGCTACGTTCGGGAAACGCTCTCGAGCGTCACCGAACACGGCGTCCGAAAGGCCGTCGTGGTCAACGGCCACGGCGGGAACTCCGCAGCGCTGAACCGGGTTGCTCGCACCCTCCGCGACGAGGAGACGGCCTTCGCGCCGCCGTGGAACTGGTGGGACGGCGTGGGCGACCTCGCCGACGACCTCTTCGACGAGAACGGCGGCCACGCCGACGCCATGGAGTCGAGCGTCCTCTGGCACGTCCGCGAGGACCTGATCCAACCGGACCGACTCGAGGAGGCCGAATCGGGCGCCAGCGAGGGCTGGGGCGAGGCGGTCCACGGTGCGAACGTCGGCTTCGACACCATCGACTTCTCGGAGACGGGCGCCGTCGGGAAACCGACCCAGGCCGATCCAGAGAAGGGCGAACGGCTGTTCGAGGCCGCCAGCGACGAACTCCACGCGCTGATCGACTGGCTGGCCGAGCGGTCGCTCGAGGACTGCTGGCCCGCGGATCACGTATGA
- a CDS encoding DUF420 domain-containing protein, whose translation MATATATAKRRIRNNPLRATILLTVVGYGLVLGTFLLDLPIYPDLTNAQVNVFSSVIALINATTTVFLAAGWYWIRNGEVKKHRLAMVTAFALILLFLVVYLIRVGGGGTKSFVGPDLVRTVYLLMLAIHILLSIVAVPLVLYALLLGLTHTPAELRQTAHARVGRFAAGSWLLSLVLGVVTYLLLDHVYSYEFSWLVVG comes from the coding sequence ATGGCTACCGCAACGGCGACCGCGAAACGGCGGATCAGGAACAACCCGCTCCGGGCGACGATCCTCCTGACGGTCGTCGGCTACGGACTCGTCCTGGGGACGTTCCTGCTCGATCTGCCCATCTACCCCGACCTGACGAACGCACAGGTGAACGTCTTCTCGAGCGTCATTGCCCTCATCAACGCGACGACGACGGTCTTCCTCGCTGCTGGCTGGTACTGGATTCGTAACGGCGAGGTCAAGAAGCACCGCCTGGCGATGGTGACGGCGTTCGCGCTCATCCTCCTCTTCCTCGTGGTCTACCTGATCCGGGTGGGCGGTGGCGGGACCAAGTCTTTCGTCGGTCCAGACCTCGTGCGAACCGTCTACCTGCTCATGCTCGCGATCCACATCCTGCTGTCGATCGTCGCCGTCCCGCTGGTGCTCTACGCGCTGTTACTCGGGTTGACGCACACCCCCGCGGAACTGCGCCAGACGGCCCACGCTCGAGTCGGGCGATTCGCCGCCGGGTCGTGGCTCCTGAGCCTCGTTCTTGGCGTCGTCACCTACCTGTTGCTCGACCACGTCTACAGTTACGAATTTAGCTGGCTGGTCGTCGGTTGA
- a CDS encoding ABC transporter ATP-binding protein, whose product MSRSRTDGRQSDGREPIVDVEADALEKSYGETVALSGVSLTVDPGEVVGLIGPNGAGKTTLVRALTGTTVPDSGSVTILGDEPSTVDRNRLSVLPQDFSPPDRLTARELLAYYAGLYDDARDPETVLEDVGLDTAGDTWYENLSGGQQRRVCVGAALVNDPDLLFLDEPTTGIDPAGRRTVWRLLEALAAGGTTIVLTTHDMAEAERLADRVGLLANGSLLAEGAPAELVAEHGGSSRLKIELESAGDGGDDGDEPNRRDADTSTDPHPADTGADSDVPAATTALESLPYAVDSSPDELVVRDLPPTDIGRVVEALEAAGVSYTGLEWSEPTLEDVYLALAGDLEDSAATTGSTRRNDRARDGLATDGGTLETGSGRFLKSAGGKSLEATGERNPETADRGGEQR is encoded by the coding sequence ATGAGCCGGTCTAGGACGGATGGGAGGCAGAGCGACGGGAGAGAGCCGATTGTCGACGTCGAGGCCGACGCCCTCGAGAAATCCTACGGAGAGACCGTCGCGCTCTCGGGCGTCTCGCTGACCGTCGATCCGGGCGAGGTCGTCGGCCTCATCGGGCCCAACGGGGCCGGAAAGACGACGCTCGTTCGGGCGCTGACCGGCACGACCGTCCCGGACTCGGGATCCGTAACGATCCTCGGCGATGAGCCGTCGACCGTCGATCGAAACCGGCTGTCCGTCCTGCCACAGGACTTCTCGCCGCCGGATCGGCTCACCGCGCGCGAACTGCTCGCGTACTACGCCGGATTGTACGACGACGCGCGCGACCCCGAAACTGTCCTCGAGGACGTCGGGCTCGACACCGCTGGCGACACGTGGTACGAGAACCTCTCCGGCGGCCAGCAACGGCGGGTCTGCGTCGGCGCTGCCCTGGTCAACGACCCTGACCTGCTCTTTCTCGACGAACCGACGACCGGCATCGACCCCGCGGGTCGACGAACCGTGTGGAGGCTGCTCGAGGCCCTCGCGGCGGGCGGAACGACCATCGTCCTGACGACCCACGACATGGCCGAGGCCGAGCGCCTCGCCGACCGGGTCGGCCTGCTCGCGAACGGGTCGCTCCTCGCGGAGGGAGCGCCCGCCGAACTCGTCGCCGAGCACGGCGGCTCGAGCCGTTTGAAGATCGAACTCGAGTCGGCCGGCGACGGTGGCGACGACGGCGACGAGCCTAACCGGCGGGACGCCGACACCAGCACCGATCCTCATCCCGCCGACACCGGAGCCGATAGCGACGTCCCCGCAGCGACCACCGCCCTCGAGTCGCTGCCCTACGCCGTCGACTCGAGTCCGGACGAACTCGTCGTCCGCGACCTCCCGCCGACCGACATCGGCCGCGTGGTCGAGGCCCTCGAGGCCGCGGGCGTGAGCTACACCGGCCTCGAGTGGAGCGAACCGACCCTCGAGGACGTCTACTTGGCGCTGGCGGGCGACCTCGAGGATAGCGCGGCGACCACGGGGAGCACGAGACGGAACGACCGAGCGCGCGACGGGTTGGCGACCGACGGCGGCACCCTCGAGACTGGTAGCGGAAGGTTCCTCAAAAGTGCCGGCGGCAAATCCCTCGAGGCCACCGGCGAGCGTAACCCCGAGACCGCGGACCGAGGAGGTGAGCAACGATGA
- a CDS encoding ABC transporter permease — translation MSSLGRLRAQIDADWRSFTRRRTAVFFTFFFPVILIVIFGALVRTDPTGGGLFAEPAAYYVPGYLAVVVLFTPFSRLGSEVARHREGNRFEKLATTPLSRAEWLGSQTVVNAAIIGLASLLILVLVVVLTGAEIVYSPLVVLYVFVGVVCFCGIGAMIGSYTDSQDGAVAASNALGLPLLFLSETFVPLEQLPDWFEPVVALSPLTYFARGVRAVTYPEAAAGTAGVAGVDPALGNLAVLAALAVLGFALGARSIPRTD, via the coding sequence ATGAGCTCCCTCGGCCGGCTTCGCGCCCAGATCGACGCCGACTGGCGATCGTTCACCCGTCGGCGGACCGCCGTCTTCTTCACGTTCTTCTTCCCCGTCATCCTGATCGTCATCTTCGGCGCTCTCGTGCGCACCGATCCGACGGGCGGCGGCCTCTTCGCCGAGCCGGCGGCCTACTACGTCCCCGGCTACCTCGCCGTCGTCGTCCTCTTCACGCCGTTCTCGCGGCTCGGAAGCGAGGTCGCCCGCCACCGCGAGGGAAACCGCTTCGAGAAACTGGCGACGACCCCGCTCTCCCGCGCCGAGTGGCTGGGCTCCCAGACCGTCGTCAACGCGGCGATCATCGGCCTGGCGAGCCTGCTCATCCTCGTGCTCGTCGTCGTCCTCACGGGCGCCGAGATCGTCTACTCGCCGCTGGTCGTCCTCTACGTGTTCGTCGGCGTCGTCTGCTTCTGTGGCATCGGGGCGATGATCGGCAGCTACACCGACTCCCAGGACGGCGCCGTCGCCGCGAGCAACGCCCTCGGGCTTCCCCTGCTCTTTCTCTCCGAGACGTTCGTCCCGCTCGAGCAACTACCCGACTGGTTCGAACCGGTCGTGGCCCTCTCGCCGCTGACGTACTTCGCCCGCGGCGTCCGCGCGGTCACGTACCCCGAGGCCGCGGCGGGCACCGCGGGCGTCGCCGGGGTCGATCCCGCGCTGGGGAACCTCGCAGTCCTCGCCGCCCTCGCCGTCCTGGGGTTCGCACTGGGGGCTCGGTCCATTCCGCGGACGGACTGA
- a CDS encoding bacterio-opsin activator domain-containing protein: MSGDGPLEILLIEDNPGDARLIEEMLSGVEELNRRLGSDPSSGETPVVHHETRLEDGLAYLDSSDADATSSTDGNGSGATLPTGSASASGSESESASASATPINVVLLDLNLPDSAGLETLTAVLESDATAPVIVLTGLQDSDAGIEAISRGAQEYLVKDEVTSPMLVRTIAHAIKRHEQLIERERRREELEALNRLNRIGQEITRDAITTSSREALEQAVCDRLAADDAYRFVWIGDVTPGGPQVVPRAAAGVEDGYLDEITITDGDGEHSSGPTALALETEEIQVVRDIEHDSTYDPWRESARERSFRSSAAIPILHDKVRYGILNVYSSRPHAFTEYEQTLLGRLGDVIGHAIAALERKDALLSDAVLELEFRVEGAIGPLVEATARESAKVSIEQFIRSGDRILAYGSAEGIAHEELGSAIDRTDDLEEFRVLTPGRNEYDFELTKTGNIELFETVASRGGRVKSARIDDGTFRLVIELSQQSETARVIETVESICPGATYAAQRTADRSSPSIPSPGLLETKLTDRQYEALETAYLSGFFEWPRTSTGEEVAERLDISPATFTQHLRAAEQKFFDSVFSASEATRDGE; the protein is encoded by the coding sequence ATGAGCGGGGACGGCCCTCTCGAAATTCTGCTCATCGAGGACAATCCGGGTGACGCCCGTCTCATCGAGGAGATGCTCTCGGGCGTCGAGGAGTTGAACCGTCGACTCGGATCGGACCCCTCGAGCGGCGAGACACCGGTCGTTCACCACGAGACGCGACTCGAGGACGGCCTCGCGTACCTCGACTCCTCCGACGCCGACGCCACGTCGTCGACCGACGGGAACGGTTCCGGGGCTACGCTGCCGACCGGCTCTGCGTCCGCATCCGGGTCCGAGTCCGAGTCCGCATCCGCGTCGGCCACCCCGATCAACGTCGTCCTCCTCGACCTGAACCTCCCCGACAGCGCCGGACTCGAGACGCTGACGGCGGTTCTCGAGAGCGACGCGACGGCCCCGGTCATCGTCCTGACCGGACTGCAAGACAGCGACGCGGGGATCGAAGCCATCTCGCGAGGTGCCCAGGAGTACCTCGTGAAAGACGAGGTAACCAGCCCGATGCTCGTCCGGACGATTGCCCACGCCATCAAACGCCACGAGCAACTCATCGAGCGCGAGCGCCGACGCGAGGAACTCGAGGCGCTCAACCGACTCAACCGGATCGGCCAGGAGATTACCCGCGACGCGATCACGACCAGCAGCCGCGAGGCGCTCGAGCAGGCGGTCTGCGATCGACTCGCCGCCGACGACGCCTACCGATTCGTCTGGATCGGCGACGTCACCCCCGGCGGCCCCCAGGTCGTTCCCAGGGCAGCCGCCGGTGTCGAAGACGGGTACCTGGACGAGATTACGATCACCGACGGCGACGGCGAACACAGCAGCGGGCCGACCGCCCTGGCACTCGAGACGGAGGAGATTCAGGTCGTTCGAGACATCGAGCACGACTCGACCTACGATCCCTGGCGAGAGTCGGCACGAGAGCGCTCGTTCCGATCGTCGGCGGCGATCCCGATCCTCCACGACAAAGTCCGCTACGGCATCCTGAACGTGTACTCGTCCCGCCCACACGCGTTTACCGAGTACGAGCAGACGCTTCTGGGTCGGCTCGGCGACGTCATCGGGCACGCCATCGCGGCGCTCGAGCGAAAGGACGCGCTCCTCTCGGATGCCGTCCTCGAGCTCGAGTTCCGGGTCGAGGGCGCGATCGGACCGCTCGTCGAGGCGACGGCCAGGGAGTCGGCCAAGGTCTCGATCGAGCAGTTCATCCGATCCGGCGACCGCATTCTGGCGTACGGCTCCGCCGAGGGAATCGCCCACGAGGAGCTGGGTTCGGCGATCGACCGCACGGACGACCTGGAGGAGTTTCGCGTCCTCACACCCGGGCGAAACGAGTACGACTTCGAACTCACGAAGACGGGCAACATCGAGCTGTTCGAGACGGTCGCGTCCCGGGGCGGCCGCGTCAAGTCCGCCCGAATCGACGACGGCACGTTTCGGCTGGTCATCGAACTCTCCCAGCAGAGCGAGACGGCGCGAGTCATCGAGACCGTCGAGTCGATCTGCCCGGGGGCGACCTACGCCGCTCAGCGGACGGCCGACCGCTCGAGTCCGTCGATTCCCAGCCCGGGCCTGCTCGAGACAAAGCTAACCGACCGACAGTACGAGGCCCTCGAGACGGCCTACCTGTCGGGCTTTTTCGAGTGGCCGCGAACGAGCACGGGCGAGGAGGTCGCCGAGCGCCTCGACATCTCGCCGGCGACGTTCACCCAGCACCTGCGAGCGGCCGAGCAGAAGTTCTTCGATTCGGTGTTTTCGGCGTCCGAAGCAACCAGGGACGGCGAGTAG
- a CDS encoding potassium channel family protein, whose amino-acid sequence MQWLYLGLGAALLIAVIVDIIWTTLWVDGGAGPLSRHLTTGTWRIIRVVGRSRPRALSTAGPLILTLTLAMWIGLLWAGWTFLFAGGDVALVSTRNGNPADWAGRLYYVAYTMFTSGNGDYAPTSSTWEIASSFTTATGMAFVTLGVSYVITVLGAVSSKRSFASDVTGLGNSSEEFVRTGWDGDSFEGLERPLESLATQLSLLAEQHKSYPILHYYHSEQGGRASAMAVPILDEALTLLRHAVEAENRPNQTVLTHARSSTDDYLETLDSAFIEPTEELPPPPDLDRLREAGIDTVSNDDFERTLEESETRRRHLLGVVRADAWYWPPVEGEEE is encoded by the coding sequence ATGCAATGGCTGTACCTCGGACTCGGTGCCGCTCTCCTGATCGCGGTCATCGTCGACATCATCTGGACGACCCTCTGGGTCGATGGCGGCGCCGGCCCGCTCTCGAGGCATCTGACGACGGGCACCTGGCGGATAATACGCGTCGTAGGTCGAAGTCGACCACGAGCGCTCAGCACGGCCGGTCCGCTGATCCTCACTCTCACGCTCGCCATGTGGATCGGCCTCCTCTGGGCCGGCTGGACGTTTCTCTTCGCCGGCGGCGACGTCGCCCTCGTGAGTACACGCAACGGGAATCCGGCCGACTGGGCGGGGCGGCTCTACTACGTCGCCTACACGATGTTCACCAGCGGCAACGGCGACTACGCGCCGACCTCGAGCACCTGGGAGATCGCGAGTTCGTTCACGACGGCCACGGGGATGGCGTTCGTCACGCTCGGCGTTTCCTACGTGATCACGGTACTGGGCGCCGTCTCGTCAAAGCGGTCGTTCGCCAGCGACGTCACGGGACTGGGGAACAGTAGCGAGGAATTCGTCAGGACGGGGTGGGACGGCGACTCCTTCGAGGGTCTCGAGCGTCCCCTCGAGTCGCTCGCGACGCAGTTGAGCCTGCTGGCCGAACAGCACAAGTCCTACCCGATCTTGCACTACTACCACAGCGAGCAGGGAGGTCGGGCCTCCGCGATGGCGGTGCCGATTCTGGACGAGGCGCTCACGCTGCTTCGCCACGCCGTCGAAGCGGAGAACCGACCGAACCAGACGGTTCTCACTCACGCCCGCTCGAGTACGGACGACTACCTCGAGACGCTCGACTCGGCGTTTATCGAGCCAACGGAGGAACTTCCGCCGCCGCCGGATCTCGACCGCTTGCGCGAGGCTGGGATCGACACGGTCTCGAACGACGACTTCGAGCGGACCCTTGAGGAATCCGAAACGCGGCGCCGGCACCTCCTGGGCGTCGTCAGGGCCGACGCCTGGTACTGGCCGCCGGTCGAAGGAGAGGAGGAGTGA
- a CDS encoding DUF7388 family protein has product MLTSTAAVARAGLDGIAVKPAECDVLDARDVPVDTVTVDYEGRDHLPSAEALEALARTADVRVTAPVRADGFDPLGDDSLLSALPETVGRVFVAGHPAYLTEAERERAVAPRLGAALQATPGAWVGTESVERVAMATGATQYDLLSRTTERELRAIRAAGFTGEIAVYAPTVLTDDEDAVLDAVGAYISRRRPVSRALPEGAPVDSTAKGRAREVLLAAADDYALVGTDREVAARTDALREAGATTVVGYPAQGLESLLE; this is encoded by the coding sequence ATGCTGACGAGCACCGCCGCCGTCGCGCGAGCGGGCCTCGACGGCATTGCCGTCAAACCCGCCGAGTGTGACGTCCTGGACGCCCGAGACGTCCCCGTCGACACGGTCACCGTCGACTACGAGGGACGAGACCACCTGCCGAGCGCCGAGGCCCTCGAGGCACTCGCCCGGACGGCCGACGTCCGGGTCACGGCGCCGGTCCGCGCCGACGGGTTCGACCCGCTGGGGGACGACTCACTGCTCTCGGCGCTGCCCGAGACCGTCGGCCGCGTGTTCGTCGCCGGTCACCCGGCCTACCTGACCGAAGCCGAACGCGAGCGGGCGGTCGCCCCGCGCCTCGGGGCCGCCCTTCAGGCCACACCGGGCGCCTGGGTCGGTACCGAGAGCGTCGAGCGCGTCGCGATGGCGACCGGCGCGACCCAGTACGACCTGCTCTCGCGGACGACCGAGCGCGAGCTCCGGGCCATCCGCGCGGCCGGCTTTACGGGCGAGATCGCCGTCTACGCGCCGACGGTCCTCACCGACGACGAGGACGCCGTCTTGGACGCGGTCGGGGCCTACATCTCGAGGCGTCGGCCCGTCTCGCGAGCGCTCCCTGAGGGTGCGCCCGTCGATTCGACCGCGAAGGGCCGAGCGCGGGAAGTGCTGCTGGCCGCCGCCGACGACTACGCCCTCGTGGGAACCGACCGGGAGGTCGCCGCCCGGACGGACGCGCTCCGGGAGGCGGGCGCGACCACGGTCGTCGGCTATCCGGCCCAGGGACTCGAGTCGCTGCTCGAGTGA
- a CDS encoding DNA polymerase domain-containing protein, whose protein sequence is MTFTLEFEGDLVREWTLKGEDSDSDDENRPGATFEERTDYVPALFVDGPLEALEDVGDALASDPKVCETTFEDRYPSLHAHHADDTSRMLRVGLERVDEVRTLAAEIRGVYGREHHAPGTLRLFDVDLTPGFRYCLDEGVDLAPSRPLRTLEIGIDDRALAAGDFSSLEIDGESVTGDPADVLWSLGRRLERRNPDVLVVSHGDLVPTVERAAADAGLEGVHLGRLPGWTKLAGESTYASYGQVGHSPARYRVPGRAIVDRSNSFLWHQSGLAGLEYLVQRSRKPLQEAAWASIGSVLTAIQIREARAWDVPAPLNKWEPEAFKEVSTLHAADRGGFTFAPEVGLHEDVHELDFASLYPRIICRHNVSPETVGCDGACRDVRPTLGTGREDEEVPDLEYDVCGTDGFLPAVLRPLLDRRAACKRRLRDGPGEDEAARLRAESGAIKWVLVSCFGYQGYRNAKFGRIECHEAINAHAREIALRAKERLEDAGWRIVHGIVDSLWVTPRVDEPDPLEDVIAEISRDVGIDIEHDGRYEWVCFVPLRGSSGGDHERGSESESGSGTTIGAGAGALTKYVGKRTTGEFKVRGLECRQRHTPAFVADCQREFLEVLDETRDPAAVCDHLARRLGDLRRGAVDRDDLVIAKRVSRRLEAYSQETHVVGALRRYERHDVPRRPGQAVEYVVVDDSATRTEERVRLAFENADTRRERAVADSTGEERYGYDVDYYVTLLIRAAESVTGALGWDRSRIRRALEDERTVSLSVFSR, encoded by the coding sequence GTGACCTTCACCCTCGAGTTCGAGGGCGACCTCGTCAGGGAGTGGACGCTCAAGGGCGAGGATAGCGATTCGGACGACGAGAACCGCCCGGGGGCGACCTTCGAGGAACGTACCGACTACGTTCCCGCGCTGTTCGTCGACGGCCCGCTCGAGGCGCTCGAGGACGTCGGAGACGCCCTCGCGTCCGATCCCAAAGTGTGCGAGACGACGTTCGAGGATCGGTACCCAAGTCTGCACGCCCACCACGCCGACGACACCTCGAGAATGCTCCGCGTCGGCCTCGAGCGCGTCGACGAGGTTCGGACGCTGGCCGCAGAAATTCGAGGCGTCTACGGTCGCGAGCACCACGCCCCCGGGACGCTCCGCCTGTTCGACGTCGATCTCACGCCCGGCTTTCGGTACTGCCTCGACGAGGGAGTCGATCTCGCGCCGAGCCGCCCCCTCCGGACCCTCGAGATTGGGATCGACGACCGGGCGCTCGCGGCGGGCGACTTCTCGAGCCTCGAGATCGACGGCGAGTCGGTGACGGGCGATCCGGCGGACGTCCTCTGGTCGCTCGGACGGCGACTCGAGCGCCGCAACCCCGACGTACTCGTGGTGAGCCACGGCGACCTCGTACCGACCGTCGAGCGAGCGGCGGCCGACGCGGGCCTCGAGGGCGTCCACCTCGGTCGGCTCCCCGGCTGGACGAAGCTGGCAGGCGAGAGCACGTACGCGAGTTACGGGCAGGTCGGCCACTCCCCGGCGCGCTACCGGGTTCCGGGCCGGGCGATCGTCGACCGATCGAACAGCTTTCTGTGGCACCAGTCCGGACTCGCCGGCCTCGAGTACCTGGTCCAGCGGTCGAGAAAACCCCTCCAGGAAGCTGCCTGGGCGAGTATCGGGTCAGTGCTGACGGCGATCCAGATCCGCGAGGCGCGAGCGTGGGACGTCCCGGCCCCGCTCAACAAGTGGGAGCCCGAGGCGTTCAAGGAGGTCTCGACGCTCCACGCGGCCGACCGCGGCGGGTTCACGTTCGCTCCCGAGGTCGGCCTCCACGAGGACGTCCACGAACTCGACTTCGCGTCGCTGTACCCGCGGATCATCTGCCGACACAACGTGAGTCCGGAGACCGTCGGCTGCGACGGCGCCTGCCGGGACGTCCGTCCGACCCTCGGAACTGGCCGCGAAGACGAGGAGGTTCCCGACCTCGAGTACGACGTCTGCGGGACCGACGGCTTCCTCCCGGCGGTGTTGCGTCCCCTGCTCGACCGTCGGGCGGCCTGCAAGCGTCGACTGCGCGACGGCCCAGGCGAGGACGAGGCCGCTCGGTTGCGAGCCGAGTCCGGCGCGATCAAGTGGGTGCTCGTCTCCTGTTTCGGCTACCAGGGCTACCGCAACGCGAAGTTCGGGCGCATCGAGTGCCACGAAGCGATCAACGCACACGCCCGCGAGATCGCCCTCCGGGCCAAAGAACGCCTCGAAGACGCCGGTTGGCGGATCGTCCACGGCATCGTCGACAGCCTCTGGGTTACGCCGCGAGTCGACGAGCCCGATCCGCTCGAGGACGTAATCGCCGAGATCAGCCGCGACGTCGGCATCGACATCGAGCACGACGGACGCTACGAGTGGGTGTGTTTCGTGCCGTTGCGGGGGTCCAGCGGCGGCGACCACGAGCGCGGAAGCGAAAGCGAAAGTGGTTCAGGAACCACGATCGGTGCTGGCGCCGGCGCCCTCACGAAATACGTCGGCAAACGGACGACCGGCGAGTTCAAAGTCCGCGGCCTCGAGTGCCGGCAGCGCCACACGCCGGCGTTCGTGGCCGACTGCCAGCGCGAGTTTCTCGAGGTACTCGACGAGACCCGCGACCCAGCCGCCGTCTGTGACCACCTCGCCCGTCGGCTGGGCGACCTCCGTCGCGGCGCGGTCGACCGCGACGACCTGGTGATCGCGAAACGCGTCTCGAGACGGCTCGAGGCGTACAGCCAGGAGACGCACGTCGTGGGGGCGTTGCGCCGGTACGAACGCCACGACGTCCCCCGTCGGCCGGGGCAGGCCGTCGAGTACGTCGTCGTCGACGACAGTGCGACGCGAACCGAGGAGCGCGTACGCCTCGCCTTCGAGAATGCGGATACACGCCGTGAGCGTGCAGTAGCGGACTCCACCGGGGAGGAGCGATACGGATACGACGTCGACTACTACGTGACCCTGCTGATCCGCGCGGCCGAGAGCGTCACCGGCGCCCTGGGCTGGGATCGATCGCGGATCCGGCGCGCCCTCGAGGACGAGCGGACGGTTTCGCTGTCGGTATTTTCCCGATGA
- a CDS encoding response regulator, with protein sequence MHSDPIDILLVEDNPGDVRLTKEAFKEGRIDNTIHVARNGVDALSFLYRREGYEDAPRPDLILLDLNLPRKNGEEVLEELKDDPTLRRIPTVVLTSSEAEEDVVRSYEKYANAYLTKPIDPDEFIEIVRSFESFWLSVVNLPPAEEQ encoded by the coding sequence ATGCACTCTGACCCGATCGACATACTGCTCGTCGAGGACAACCCCGGCGACGTCCGACTCACCAAAGAAGCGTTCAAGGAGGGGCGAATCGATAACACGATTCACGTCGCCCGCAACGGCGTCGACGCGCTGTCGTTCCTCTACCGGCGAGAGGGCTACGAGGACGCCCCCCGTCCCGATCTGATCCTGCTCGATCTGAATCTGCCCCGAAAGAACGGCGAAGAGGTACTCGAGGAACTCAAGGACGACCCCACGCTCAGGCGCATTCCCACGGTCGTCCTGACGAGTTCCGAGGCCGAAGAGGACGTGGTCAGGTCCTACGAGAAGTACGCGAACGCCTACCTCACGAAACCGATCGACCCGGACGAGTTCATCGAGATCGTCCGGTCGTTCGAGAGCTTCTGGCTGTCGGTCGTCAATCTACCGCCAGCGGAGGAACAATGA